From Thermostichus vulcanus str. 'Rupite':
ATTTGTAGTCGCCGGTACCGATGGTGGTCAATAGGGTTTTGGTCATGTTCAGCCTAGGTTTGGGGTTTTGGTGATGGGAGAGTTGAGGCTTGTTGGTTAAGGAGAATTGCAATGGGAGAAGATGACTTGAAAAGATTGGAAAAGACTAGAAAAGTTGGAAGAAGACCAACCCTTGCTTGGATCCTATCGTGTATGCGCTGAGCAGCTCTTGATAAATCTCTAACCCTGAAGGGGTGAAGTTCCATCTCCCCGCATAGGTTCGGAAATCCTCCACCAACCGCTGACAGGTTCTGGGTCCATAGAGCAAGGGAAAACTGGAGTCGGCCAACTCAGCAAAAGGCCATCGCCACCTCCAGGTTTTCCAGTCCTGCTCATAAAGATACACCTGACCCAACAACCTGTCCCGCCAAGTCAAATACCGCCTCGGATCCCCCAGGCAGAGATCTTTTTGATCCCCGTTCACCCGGTAGAAGCCGGGGCACAGCCCATCCCCCCATCGGGTTTTGCAATGAGGTGGGAGCAGGATCCCTGAGGGATCCGGTTCATCCAGAACTTCAACCTGGCTAGCAGCAGTGACCCACAGCTGCATAGGTACTTGTTTCCTTTAGCTCACCCTTTCCAGTTCACCCTTACTTGGAAGAGGGGTGTTCCAAGACCTGTCACTCTTGAGGGGTAAAGCTAGGAGGCAAGAGCCATGAATTCACTGGTTGCCCCTGACCGACCTGAAGAAACCGGTCACCTGTTGCGCACCACGCTAATGTTGAAGGTGCTGAGTACCCTGACGCCCGGATTTCACTGGACGACGGATTGGCTGCATGCCAATGTGCGCGGATCCGAGCAGCCTTTCCAATTTGGGCCCTACCGGCTTAGCTACAAAGGGCAACCGGGGGGGCGCGGTACCGAACACCAGTGGTGCATTTTTTCGGAGGATAGCCAGCATGCCCAGCGCCTGGAACAAATTGTCAATGGGATCCTCACCCGCAGCCGGATGCCCGTTCCGATTGCCCAGCCTCAAACCGAAGCTCAGCAGGCGTTCTCCTTTCAGGGAATGACCTATCGTTCACCGGCGGAGGTGGCGATTGCCAAAGTTTTGGAGGCGAGAGGGATCCCTTTCTTTCCCAATGCACGGTGCCGGATCGTGAATCGGTCAGGAATAACATTAACCCAGGAAACAGATTTCCTGGTTTTTGTGCAAGGAAAAGCACGGATTTTGGAAGTGGATGGGCGCGAGTTTCATCAAGATGCTGCTGCCGATCATCAGCGGGATCGCCTATTTGCTTTGCATGGCTTACCCACTTACCGCTTCTCAGCTCAGGAATGCTTGTATGAGCCAGAGGAGGTGGTGAATGAATTTCTAGTTTTGTGACATACTCCCGACGCTATACCTACGGTACGCTACGCGAGCATCCTACGGATAGAGCGCGGGCTTTTCCAGTCTTTCGACCTTTGCGTTTTTGACCAACTTGATACCCCCAAGGGGATTCGAACCCCTGTCGCATCCGTGAAAGGGATGTGTCCTAGGCCTCTAGACGATGGGGGCATCTAGAAATGACGAGATCCTGATCCTAGAGAAGCAAGTGTGATCTTGTCAACCTACACTTTTCCCAGAACTAATCTGCATCACTTGACCCACCACCGGCCAAATTTAAGATGAGGATCCCCAGCAGGGCCAAACCCAGCAAGCTAGCGATCACCATCGGCTCATCAGGGATTAAGTCCATCTTCTCCTCACACCGTCAACAGAGTTCTGGAATGGGCCTGTTCCACAACCTGACTGAGAATCGCTACCCCCTGCTCAATTTGCTCCACGCTCGCCGTTAAGCTGATGCGCACACACTGATACTGATGAGACCAGCTTGGATCCATCCCCGGGAAAAAGGGGGATCCCGGCACAACCACGACTCCCTGTTGTTTGAGCTGTTGATAGAGTTCTCGGTCAGAGATGGGTAGATCTGGCAACCACAGCCAGGCAAACAGAGCCCCTTCCGCTTTATGCAAGAACCAAGGCAACTCCTGTGGGAACTCGCGCGCAAAAGCTGCCTGTAGGTGTTCCATCTTCTTGTGGTAATGGGGCCGGATCACCTGCTCTGAGAGTTTGGCTAGTTCTCCAGATCGAATCGCCCGTGCCGCAATCGCCTGACCCAGTTGGGAGGAGTGAATGCTGGCATTGGCCTGAAAACATTCGACAGACTGCAAAAGATGTTCTGGCCCAATGGCAATCCCCACCCGTTCCCCAGGTAAGCCAGCTTTGGAGAGGCTAAAGCAGTGGATGACATTTTCAGCCCAGGTTAGGTTCATAGGCACATAGGTGAGATGGGGGAAGGGGATGGCATAGGCAGAATCAATGATCACAGGCACATCGACAGCAGCCGCCCGTTGTACGATCTGGGCCACCTCCTCATCGGTGATCACGTTACCCGTTGGGTTACAGGGTCGGGAAAACAAAATCGCTCCCACCTGCTTATCCACCTGTAGCTGGTCTAGATCCGGACGATATTTGAAAGTATGGGATCCCTGTTTCTCAATCGTGGGGGGCATCGCCTGCAGATCGGACTCCTCGATGAGGATCCCGCCATAGCCGGTGTAATCGGGGATCAAGGGCAACAGTAAAGTTCGTCTTTGTCCATCAGCATCTCGCCCACAGAACACATTCACAGCAAAAAAATAGAAACTTTGACTGCCAGGGGTGATCAGTACATTCCGTCGCGTAATGCCCCAGCCGTACTCCCGGTTGAAATAATCCACCACAGCCTCGAGCAAGGGCCCGTAGCCCTGGCTGACCCCATAGCGACAGAGCACTTTGCCGAATTCTGGCTCTGCCATCAGCTCTTGGGTGTAGCGTCGCCACATCGCTTCCACTCCCGGCAAAATCACCGGGTTACCCGCCCCCAAATCAATCCAGTGGGATCCCCCTTTTTGCAGAGTTTCGGCAATATCTTTGTTGATGGCTCGCACTCCCGATAGACGAGACATGCGCTGGCCCAAATGAGATAAGCGGGGATCCACAGCAGCTTTCCTTTCCCGGTCTGGGGATGACAGGATCCATAGGTTTCGGAATCTTAGCAGACCCCCCTACCCACCAGACTAGGTACAGATTGCCGCAGGTTTGCCTGGTACGGATCGAGGGCGGTAAACCGTCCTGAACAAAGGATCCGTCCGGCGGCTTACACTAGAAAGAACTGACCCATCGCTTGGACTGGCATGATTCCCACCGTTATCGAGCAATCTGCGCGGGGCGAACGCGCCTTCGATATCTACTCACGTCTGCTGCGGGATCGGATCATCTTCTTGGGCACCCAGGTGGACGACGATATTTCCAATCTGATCGTTGCTCAGATGCTCTATCTGGAATCCGAAGATCCAGAAAAGGATATCTATCTCTACATCAACTCCCCTGGTGGCTCCGTTTATGCGGGCATGGCCATTTATGACACGATGCAGCACATTCAGCCGGATGTGTCTACCATCTGCATTGGTTTGGCTGCCAGTATGGGTGCCTTTTTGCTAGCTGGGGGAACCAAGGGCAAGCGGATTGCCCTCCCCCACGCCCGCATCATGATCCACCAACCCCTCGGCGGAGCCCAGGGGCCAGCCACCGACATCGAAATTCAGGCCAAAGAGATCCTTTACATCAAGCAAAGCCTGAATAGTCTGTTGGCTTATCACACTGGCCAGCCCTTAGAGCGCATCGAACGGGATACCGACCGCGACAACTTCATGACCCCAGAACAAGCTAAGGAATATGGCCTGATTGACCAGGTGATCACCAAAAGGCCCCAACCATCTCTGGCAGCTGTCTCCTAGGGGTTGTTACTGCTCTTTCCACTATTCCACTATCCTGCCCCCTAGCTTAGGGGGTTTTTTGTGGGCTTAAGAATCCTTCTCCAGAGAGATATTAAGAAAGTCAAAGAAGTCTGTATTCTCAACGGCAAAGGATGCGGCTTGCTTTAACTAAACTAATCGAACTCATAAAGAAAGTAATAATCGACCCATCATTGTGGGTGATAGCTTAGGATCAAATCTAATGTAAGCCTGTGTTTGACAGGGATCCTAGCTTAAGCGGCGGGTATAAATCTTTCAGCTGGGTTTTCATCAGTCAGCCCGTTCAGGCTAGCGATTGTTCTTCGGATCATCCGGAGGCCATCGAGAGGGGGTTAAGGCTTTCATCCACTGGGTGAAGAAAGTCTTAAAGCCCGAAACTGTTGTAGGACGACTTTGTTCGCAGAAATTCAATAGTCTGGGGTTTTGGCCCTGGGTTTTTGCGTCCTTTTGTTGCGTCCGTGAATGGTAGTTTTGGATTTCGTGATTCAGTTCAGAGGGAGATCAACGTGGCCTATTCAGCAACCCAATCCAAAAGCGGCTATCAAGCCGGAGTAAAGGATTACAAACTTACCTATTACACTCCCGATTACACGCCTAAGGATACCGACATCCTGGCTTGTTTCCGGGTCACTCCCCAACCTGGTGTTCCCCCTGAAGAAGCTGGGGCGGCTGTGGCGGCTGAGTCTTCAACGGGCACCTGGACAACGGTGTGGACGGATTTGCTCACCGACCTGGATCGCTACAAGGGCCGTTGCTACGACATTGAGCCAGTTCCGGGCGAAGACAACCAATACTTCTGTTTTGTGGCCTATCCGCTGGACTTGTTCGAGGAAGGCTCCGTTACCAACATGCTCACCTCAATTGTAGGGAACGTGTTTGGGTTCAAAGCCCTGATGGCGCTGCGGCTGGAGGATTTACGGATCCCGGTGGCCTACCTGAAGACCTTCCAGGGGCCTCCCCACGGCATTCAGGTGGAACGGGACAAGCTGAACAAATATGGTCGCCCGCTCTTGGGTTGCACCATCAAGCCCAAATTAGGTCTATCCGCCAAAAACTATGGTCGGGCGGTGTATGAGTGCCTACGGGGCGGTTTGGACTTCACCAAAGATGACGAGAACATTAACTCGCAGCCCTTCCAGCGCTGGCGGGATCGCTATCTGTTTGTCATGGATGCCGTCCACAAGGCTCAGGCGGAAACCGGCGAAATCAAGGGCCATTACCTGAACGTCACTGCCCCCACCTGTGAAGAGATGTTCAAGCGGGCCGAGTTTGCCAAAGAACTGAAAGCCCCGATCATCATGCATGACTACCTAACGGCTGGGTTCACGGCAAACACCAGCTTGGCCAAGTGGTGCCGGGACAATGGCATTCTGTTGCACATTCACCGGGCTATGCACGCGGTGATCGACCGGCAGAAAAACCACGGCATTCACTTCCGGGTGTTGGCCAAGTGTCTGCGCATGTCCGGTGGTGATCACCTGCACTCTGGCACCGTGGTGGGCAAACTGGAAGGTGACCGGAACATTACTCTCGGCTTTGTGGATCAAATGCGGGAGAACTACGTGGAGGCGGATCGCTCCCGTGGCAATTTCTTCACCCAAGACTGGGCTTCTATGCCCGGTGTGATGCCGGTGGCTTCCGGTGGGATCCACGTCTGGCACATGCCAGCGCTGGTGGAGATTTTCGGTGATGATGCCTGCCTACAGTTTGGTGGGGGTACCCTCGGCCACCCTTGGGGCAATGCTCCGGGTGCTACGGCGAACCGGGTGGCTCTGGAAGCCTGTATCCAAGCCCGCAACGAAGGCCGCGATCTGGCCCGCGAAGGCAATGATGTCATCCGCGAAGCGGCCAAATGGTCACCGGAATTGGCGGCTGCCTGCGAACTGTGGAAAGAAATCAAGTTCGAGTTCAAGGCGGTCGATACCCTCTAGAGATCCACTGGGGGCAAGGGAGGGTGTTTGACCCATCCTACCTTTGCTCCCCCGCTCCGGCCCCTCCCTTGGATCTGCAATGGATCTGAAACAGATCGCCAAAGACACGGCCAAAACCTTGATCAGCTACCTGACCTATCAGGCCATGCGCACGGTGCTGGCCCAGCTTGGCGAAACGGATCCCCCCAGGGCCTTTTGGTTGCAGCAGTTCTCGGCTCGGCAAAATCTCCAGGATGGGGAAGCCTACCTGCGGGCTTTGCT
This genomic window contains:
- a CDS encoding DUF559 domain-containing protein, giving the protein MNSLVAPDRPEETGHLLRTTLMLKVLSTLTPGFHWTTDWLHANVRGSEQPFQFGPYRLSYKGQPGGRGTEHQWCIFSEDSQHAQRLEQIVNGILTRSRMPVPIAQPQTEAQQAFSFQGMTYRSPAEVAIAKVLEARGIPFFPNARCRIVNRSGITLTQETDFLVFVQGKARILEVDGREFHQDAAADHQRDRLFALHGLPTYRFSAQECLYEPEEVVNEFLVL
- a CDS encoding valine--pyruvate transaminase, coding for MDPRLSHLGQRMSRLSGVRAINKDIAETLQKGGSHWIDLGAGNPVILPGVEAMWRRYTQELMAEPEFGKVLCRYGVSQGYGPLLEAVVDYFNREYGWGITRRNVLITPGSQSFYFFAVNVFCGRDADGQRRTLLLPLIPDYTGYGGILIEESDLQAMPPTIEKQGSHTFKYRPDLDQLQVDKQVGAILFSRPCNPTGNVITDEEVAQIVQRAAAVDVPVIIDSAYAIPFPHLTYVPMNLTWAENVIHCFSLSKAGLPGERVGIAIGPEHLLQSVECFQANASIHSSQLGQAIAARAIRSGELAKLSEQVIRPHYHKKMEHLQAAFAREFPQELPWFLHKAEGALFAWLWLPDLPISDRELYQQLKQQGVVVVPGSPFFPGMDPSWSHQYQCVRISLTASVEQIEQGVAILSQVVEQAHSRTLLTV
- the clpP gene encoding ATP-dependent Clp endopeptidase proteolytic subunit ClpP produces the protein MIPTVIEQSARGERAFDIYSRLLRDRIIFLGTQVDDDISNLIVAQMLYLESEDPEKDIYLYINSPGGSVYAGMAIYDTMQHIQPDVSTICIGLAASMGAFLLAGGTKGKRIALPHARIMIHQPLGGAQGPATDIEIQAKEILYIKQSLNSLLAYHTGQPLERIERDTDRDNFMTPEQAKEYGLIDQVITKRPQPSLAAVS
- a CDS encoding form I ribulose bisphosphate carboxylase large subunit; protein product: MAYSATQSKSGYQAGVKDYKLTYYTPDYTPKDTDILACFRVTPQPGVPPEEAGAAVAAESSTGTWTTVWTDLLTDLDRYKGRCYDIEPVPGEDNQYFCFVAYPLDLFEEGSVTNMLTSIVGNVFGFKALMALRLEDLRIPVAYLKTFQGPPHGIQVERDKLNKYGRPLLGCTIKPKLGLSAKNYGRAVYECLRGGLDFTKDDENINSQPFQRWRDRYLFVMDAVHKAQAETGEIKGHYLNVTAPTCEEMFKRAEFAKELKAPIIMHDYLTAGFTANTSLAKWCRDNGILLHIHRAMHAVIDRQKNHGIHFRVLAKCLRMSGGDHLHSGTVVGKLEGDRNITLGFVDQMRENYVEADRSRGNFFTQDWASMPGVMPVASGGIHVWHMPALVEIFGDDACLQFGGGTLGHPWGNAPGATANRVALEACIQARNEGRDLAREGNDVIREAAKWSPELAAACELWKEIKFEFKAVDTL